The Juglans regia cultivar Chandler chromosome 2, Walnut 2.0, whole genome shotgun sequence genome includes a window with the following:
- the LOC109014464 gene encoding tubulin beta chain-like — MREILHVQAGQCGNQIGGKFWEVMCDEHGIDATGSYVGNSHLQLERVNVYYNEASGGRYVPRAVLMDLEPGTMDSLRTGPYGKLFRPDNFVFGQNGAGNNWAKGHYTEGAELIDSVLDVVRREAENCDCLQGFQICHSLGGGTGSGMGTLLISKIREEYPDRMMLTFSVFPSPKVSDTVVEPYNATLSVHQLVENADECMVLDNEALYDICFRTLKLTNPSFGDLNHLISTTMSGVTCCLRFPGQLNSDLRKLAVNLIPFPRLHFFMVGFAPLTSRGSQQYRALTIPELTQQMWDAKNMMCAADPRHGRYLTASAMFRGKMSTKEVDEQMINVQNKNSSYFVEWIPNNVKSSVCDIPPTGLSMSSTFMGNSTSIQEMFRRVSEQFTVMFRRKAFLHWYTGEGMDEMEFTEAESNMNDLVSEYQQYQDAAAAEEEDYDEEVVEN, encoded by the exons atgagagaaatccTTCACGTTCAAGCAGGCCAATGTGGTAACCAAATTGGTGGCAAATTCTGGGAGGTTATGTGTGATGAACATGGCATTGATGCCACAGGAAGTTATGTTGGGAATTCTCACCTTCAGCTGGAGAGGGTGAATGTCTACTACAATGAAGCAAGTGGCGGTCGGTACGTCCCTAGAGCCGTGTTAATGGACCTTGAGCCTGGCACCATGGACAGCTTGCGCACAGGTCCTTATGGCAAACTATTTAGACCTGATAACTTTGTTTTTGGTCAAAATGGTGCTGGAAACAATTGGGCAAAGGGGCATTACACTGAGGGGGCTGAGTTGATCGATTCGGTTCTTGATGTCGTTCGTCGAGAGGCCGAGAATTGCGACTGCTTACAAG GTTTCCAGATTTGCCATTCACTGGGAGGTGGGACAGGTTCGGGGATGGGAACACTACTGATATCAAAGATCAGGGAAGAATATCCTGATAGGATGATGTTGACTTTCTCAGTGTTCCCTTCGCCTAAGGTCTCTGATACCGTGGTTGAGCCCTACAACGCAACCCTCTCTGTACACCAGCTTGTTGAGAATGCTGACGAGTGCATGGTCCTCGACAACGAAGCCCTCTACGACATTTGTTTCCGAACACTTAAGCTCACAAATCCAAGCT TTGGTGATCtcaatcatcttatctcaacaacTATGAGTGGAGTAACGTGTTGCCTCCGCTTCCCCGGCCAACTCAACTCTGATCTTCGCAAACTAGCAGTCAATCTGATCCCTTTCCCACGCCTCCACTTCTTCATGGTTGGTTTTGCACCTTTAACTTCCCGTGGCTCCCAACAGTATCGTGCACTCACCATCCCTGAGCTCACTCAGCAAATGTGGGATGCCAAAAACATGATGTGTGCCGCTGATCCACGCCACGGAAGGTATCTAACAGCCTCGGCAATGTTTCGTGGCAAAATGAGCACTAAGGAAGTAGATGAGCAGATGATTAATGTGCAGAACAAGAACTCCTCCTACTTTGTTGAATGGATACCTAACAATGTTAAATCTAGTGTTTGTGACATCCCACCGACCGGGCTAAGCATGTCTTCCACATTCATGGGGAATTCCACCTCGATTCAAGAAATGTTTAGGCGTGTTTCAGAGCAATTCACTGTCATGTTTAGGCGCAAGGCTTTCTTGCATTGGTACACTGGGGAGGGGATGGACGAGATGGAGTTTACAGAGGCTGAAAGTAACATGAATGACTTGGTTTCAGAGTATCAGCAATACCAAGACGCAGCTGCAGCAGAAGAGGAGGATTATGATGAGGAGGTGGTGGAGAACTAG
- the LOC109014463 gene encoding serine/threonine-protein kinase BSK7-like isoform X1, with the protein MGCGCSKLSACCWATEQNGPVAETNNVENEENSEVGRLPAFHEYTIDQLRNATSGFAAENIVSEHGEKAPNVVYKGKLENQMRVAIKRFNRSAWPDARQFLDEARTVGQLRNHRLANLLGCCCEGDERLLVAEYMPNDTLAKHLFHWETQPMKWAMRLRVALHLAQALEYCTSKGRALYHDLNAYRIVFDDDGNPRLSCFGLMKNSRDGKSYSTNLAFTPPEYLRTGRVTPESVIYSFGTLLLDLLSGKHIPPSHALDLIRDRNVQMLTDSCLEGQFSNDEGTELVRLASRCLQYEPRERPNPTALVTALIPLQKDTEVPAHVLMGIPHSAEPLPLSPLGEACLRMDLTAIHEILEKIGYKDDEGATTELSFQMWTNQVQETLNSKKKGDAAFRHKDLRAAIECYTQFINVGTILSPTVFARRGLCYLMSDMPEEALNDAVQAQVISPVWHIASYLQAAALSALGRENEAKIALKEGFVLENQRNATA; encoded by the exons ATGGGTTGTGGCTGTTCCAAGCTCTCGGCGTGTTGTTGGGCTACGGAACAAAACGGACCAGTTGCTGAAACCAACAACGTTG AAAATGAGGAGAATAGTGAAGTTGGTCGTTTGCCCGCATTTCATGAATACACGATTGATCAGCTTAGAAACGCTACATCTGGGTTTGCGGCGGAGAATATAGTTTCTGAACATGGGGAAAAGGCTCCAAATGTGGTCTACAAAGGGAAGCTTGAGAATCAAATGCGGGTTGCTATCAAACGATTTAATAGATCAGCTTGGCCTGATGCCCGGCAATTTTTG GATGAAGCAAGGACTGTTGGTCAGCTCCGGAACCATAGACTGGCAAATTTACTTGGTTGTTGCTGTGAAGGTGATGAGAGGTTACTTGTTGCAGAGTATATGCCCAATGATACATTAGCAAAGCATTTATTTCATT GGGAAACACAACCTATGAAATGGGCAATGCGATTAAGGGTGGCTTTGCATCTTGCGCAAGCACTAGAATATTGTACAAGCAAAGGACGTGCTCTTTATCATGATCTGAATGCTTATAGAATTGTGTTCGACGAT GATGGCAACCCCAGACTTTCatgttttggtttgatgaaAAACAGTAGAGATGGCAAAAGTTACAGTACAAACCTGGCATTTACTCCTCCAGAGTATTTGCGGACTG GAAGAGTTACACCTGAAAGTGTAATCTATAGCTTTGGCACTCTTTTGCTTGATCTTCTTAGTGGAAAACATATACCTCCAAGTCAT GCACTTGACCTAATACGGGACAGGAATGTTCAAATGCTTACTGATTCTTGTTTGGAAGGCCAATTCTCAAACGATGAGGGGACTGAATTGGTACGGTTAGCTTCAAGATGCTTACAGTATGAGCCCCGAGAGCGTCCAAATCCAACGGCTTTAGTCACTGCTTTGATTCCTCTTCAGAAGGACACTGAG GTCCCAGCTCATGTGTTGATGGGTATACCACATAGTGCCGAACCTTTACCTCTATCACCACTTGGTGAAGCTTGCCTAAGAATGGATTTGACTGCCATACATGAGATCTTGGAAAAGATTGGGTACAAGGACGATGAGGGTGCTACAACTGAG CTCTCATTCCAAATGTGGACCAACCAGGTGCAGGAAACGTTGAACTCAAAAAAGAAGGGTGATGCTGCTTTCCGGCACAAAGATCTTAGGGCTGCCATTGAATGCTACACCCAG TTCATCAATGTTGGAACCATCCTTTCTCCAACAGTTTTTGCACGTCGTGGTCTATGTTATCTCATGAGTGATATGCCAGAGGAAGCCCTTAATGATGCAGTGCAAGCTCAAGTAATATCACCTGTCTGGCATATTGCTTCCTATTTACAAGCTGCTGCTCTTTCTGCACTGGGAAGGGAGAATGAAGCAAAAATAGCCCTGAAAGAAGGATTTGTCCTTGAAAATCAGAGGAATGCAACTGCTTGA
- the LOC109014463 gene encoding serine/threonine-protein kinase BSK7-like isoform X2 has protein sequence MGCGCSKLSACCWATEQNGPVAETNNVENEENSEVGRLPAFHEYTIDQLRNATSGFAAENIVSEHGEKAPNVVYKGKLENQMRVAIKRFNRSAWPDARQFLDEARTVGQLRNHRLANLLGCCCEGDERLLVAEYMPNDTLAKHLFHWETQPMKWAMRLRVALHLAQALEYCTSKGRALYHDLNAYRIVFDDDGNPRLSCFGLMKNSRDGKSYSTNLAFTPPEYLRTGRVTPESVIYSFGTLLLDLLSGKHIPPSHALDLIRDRNVQMLTDSCLEGQFSNDEGTELVRLASRCLQYEPRERPNPTALVTALIPLQKDTEVPAHVLMGIPHSAEPLPLSPLGEACLRMDLTAIHEILEKIGYKDDEGATTEVQETLNSKKKGDAAFRHKDLRAAIECYTQFINVGTILSPTVFARRGLCYLMSDMPEEALNDAVQAQVISPVWHIASYLQAAALSALGRENEAKIALKEGFVLENQRNATA, from the exons ATGGGTTGTGGCTGTTCCAAGCTCTCGGCGTGTTGTTGGGCTACGGAACAAAACGGACCAGTTGCTGAAACCAACAACGTTG AAAATGAGGAGAATAGTGAAGTTGGTCGTTTGCCCGCATTTCATGAATACACGATTGATCAGCTTAGAAACGCTACATCTGGGTTTGCGGCGGAGAATATAGTTTCTGAACATGGGGAAAAGGCTCCAAATGTGGTCTACAAAGGGAAGCTTGAGAATCAAATGCGGGTTGCTATCAAACGATTTAATAGATCAGCTTGGCCTGATGCCCGGCAATTTTTG GATGAAGCAAGGACTGTTGGTCAGCTCCGGAACCATAGACTGGCAAATTTACTTGGTTGTTGCTGTGAAGGTGATGAGAGGTTACTTGTTGCAGAGTATATGCCCAATGATACATTAGCAAAGCATTTATTTCATT GGGAAACACAACCTATGAAATGGGCAATGCGATTAAGGGTGGCTTTGCATCTTGCGCAAGCACTAGAATATTGTACAAGCAAAGGACGTGCTCTTTATCATGATCTGAATGCTTATAGAATTGTGTTCGACGAT GATGGCAACCCCAGACTTTCatgttttggtttgatgaaAAACAGTAGAGATGGCAAAAGTTACAGTACAAACCTGGCATTTACTCCTCCAGAGTATTTGCGGACTG GAAGAGTTACACCTGAAAGTGTAATCTATAGCTTTGGCACTCTTTTGCTTGATCTTCTTAGTGGAAAACATATACCTCCAAGTCAT GCACTTGACCTAATACGGGACAGGAATGTTCAAATGCTTACTGATTCTTGTTTGGAAGGCCAATTCTCAAACGATGAGGGGACTGAATTGGTACGGTTAGCTTCAAGATGCTTACAGTATGAGCCCCGAGAGCGTCCAAATCCAACGGCTTTAGTCACTGCTTTGATTCCTCTTCAGAAGGACACTGAG GTCCCAGCTCATGTGTTGATGGGTATACCACATAGTGCCGAACCTTTACCTCTATCACCACTTGGTGAAGCTTGCCTAAGAATGGATTTGACTGCCATACATGAGATCTTGGAAAAGATTGGGTACAAGGACGATGAGGGTGCTACAACTGAG GTGCAGGAAACGTTGAACTCAAAAAAGAAGGGTGATGCTGCTTTCCGGCACAAAGATCTTAGGGCTGCCATTGAATGCTACACCCAG TTCATCAATGTTGGAACCATCCTTTCTCCAACAGTTTTTGCACGTCGTGGTCTATGTTATCTCATGAGTGATATGCCAGAGGAAGCCCTTAATGATGCAGTGCAAGCTCAAGTAATATCACCTGTCTGGCATATTGCTTCCTATTTACAAGCTGCTGCTCTTTCTGCACTGGGAAGGGAGAATGAAGCAAAAATAGCCCTGAAAGAAGGATTTGTCCTTGAAAATCAGAGGAATGCAACTGCTTGA
- the LOC109014462 gene encoding putative pre-16S rRNA nuclease, with the protein MRYVKPLNLFRDLVKSNVETRGRLLGLDVGEKYVGLAVSDPHNKTASPLSVLIRKQPKIDLMISDFQSLISELSLVGFVVGDTSNKIHGYGNTVQVKLFIDDLCKTGKLECLKYTYWDENFSSKSVDFLLKPLDLHPVIAKTTIDKFAAVGILQGYLDYFNRKMKLEAAE; encoded by the exons ATGAGGTACGTGAAACCGTTGAACTTGTTCCGTGATCTGGTCAAGTCGAATGTGGAAACACGGGGTCGTTTGCTTGGTTTGGATGTGGGTGAAAAGTATGTCGGGCTAGCTGTTTCAGACCCTCATAATAAAACTGCCTCACCTCTAAG TGTCTTGATAAGGAAACAACCAAAGATTGATCTAATGATCAGTGACTTTCAGAGTCTG ATCTCTGAACTTTCTCTGGTGGGGTTTGTTGTCGGCGATACTTCCAACAAAATACACGGCTATGGCAAT ACTGTGCAAGTGAAGCTTTTCATCGATGATCTCTGCAAAACGGGGAAACTTGAATGCTTAAAGTACACTTATTGGGACGAGAATTTTTCATCAAAG AGTGTGGACTTTCTGTTAAAGCCTCTGGATTTGCATCCAGTTATCGCAAAGACAACAATTGACAAGTTTGCTGCTGTTGGAATACTCCAG GGGTACTTAGATTATTTTAACAGGAAGATGAAATTGGAAGCGGCAGAGTAA